The Roseibium sp. Sym1 nucleotide sequence ATCCTGCATTTGAGCGCCGACTATCCCGACCCCCATCGGGGCCGAACGACAACGGCCGTGCAACGCCTGCTGCAAAGGGTACCGGAAGCGGACCACGTCGTAATCTCTCTCCTGAGAACCAGCAATCCGGGCAAGACCGCATTCATCGATTGCGGCACTTCCGGGGGCATCAGGCTGGTCGCCTACCGCTACTTTTCGCCGCCGATGGGCTTTCTGCTTGCCCCGTTCATGCGTGTTGTCGCCCGAAAGGTGCTGCGCTTCCTCCAAGCGGAAGGGCTTCAACCAAATGTCATTCATGCCCACAAATTCGCTTTTGAGGGCATTGCGGCCCTGTGGCTGGCGGAAAAATTCGGCCCGGATATTCCACTCCTGGTGTCCGTGCGCGGCGAGGCCGAGCGCAAGGTGCTGCTCTACAAGCGCAACTACCGAGGCCTGATGCGCCGCATCGCCGCCAGAGCCGACCGCATCTACCATGTCTCCGCCTGGTTCCGACGCACCTTTCACACCCATATTCCCAACCAGCCCGACAAAGAGCGCCTGTTGCCCAATATTGTCGACAACAGCTCCGCGACGGTGCGCACCACGGCTCCGATCAACCGGTTCGTCAGCGTGCTCAACCTGGACATTCGCCGCCGGAAGGGCCTGTCGGCGCTGCTGAAGGGTTTTTCGGAATTCCGCAAGACCCATCCAGGGATCGGGCTGGACCTGATCGGCCCGGGCAGCGAGGACGCCGTGACCGCGGTCAATCAGGAAATCTCCGATCTCGGTCTTCATGACAGCGTGACCTATCTGGGACCGATGCAGGCCGAAGAACTGTTCGAGGCCCTGCGCCAATATCTCGGCATGGCCCTGGTCAGCCACAACGAGACCTTCGGCATGGTCTATCTGGAAGCGCTGTTTGCCGGCATTCCGATCATGTATGGCAAGGAGACCGGGATTGACGGCTACCTGTCCGATATCCGCGCCGGTGTCGGCGTCAAGCCGGGCGATATCGATGGAATAGCCCTGGCCTTTCGGGACCTGTGCGACGGCAACGCGGTCTACCGGACCGAAATTGCGGCGGCTGCCAAAACCTTGCATGACCGGTTCGACCCTGAAATGATCGCCGGAAGTTATCGCAAGGATCTGCAGACGCTCCTGAGCGCAGACCGGCAGCGGAGCCAAGTGACATGATTTTCCCGACCGGCAGAGGCCGCCTTTGGTCTATCCCGGGGCGTCTCCTGGCGAGCGTGCTGGCGCTTTGTCTGACCGCAGGCCTTGCCCATGTACCGACCGGGAGCCCGGCCTCCGGAATTGGATCTGCCCTTGCCGCGAGCGACGGGGACGCCGTCGTTCCCCATTTTCGCCGCGGCGTCAACCTGTCCAGGCTGCAGAACTACGCCTATCGCGACCCCGAACGTCCGGGCAAATACCTGTGGCCGCCGTTTCAGGGCGATCTCGCGAGAATAACAGATCCCGAACTCGAGCGTCTGACGGCGCTTGGTCTGGACTTCGTGCGGCTGCCGGTCGACGCCGGTGTCTTTCTGGCCGCGGACGGTGTGGAACGCCGCCTGCTGCTGGATGATCTCAAGACACTGGTCGTTCGTCTGCTGGACGCCGGTCTCGGGGTCATGGTCGATATCCATCCATCCACCTACCAGTCGGACTGGACCCCCAGGGACATTCTCGCCGAAGCAGACGGTCCGCGTCTCAAGGCCTATGAAGGCTTTCTTGTCGATGTCGCCAAGCGCCTGCGCGACCTGCCGCCGGACAGGGTTGCGCTTGAACTGATGAACGAACCCCAGTCCGTCTGCTACCGGGAGGACGGCGAAGACTGGTCGGTGACCCAGAAGAAGCTGTACGACAGTGTTCGCGGCGCCGCTCCCGACCTGCCGGTGGTGTTGACGCCCGGTTGCTGGAGATCGCTGGAAGAGCTCGAGTACATGAGCCTGGAAGGCTATGACGACAAAATCATTTTCGACTTCCATTTCTACGACCCCTATTACCTGACGCATCAGTCCCTGCCCTGGTCGATGGTGCCGCTGCGCTATATCGCCGGGCTGACCTATCCCTGGACCAGCGGCAGCATCGAAAGCGCCGAGGTCCTGACGAAACAGCGTCTCGCCGCCCTGGAAAAGTCCGGCGTGGACCTCCCCGACGACGCCTTCGCAAGAGCCATGGAAGGCGTGCGCGACTACTACAACCGGAAACGGCCGGACCTCGCCTTTATCGAAGAGCGGTTCGACACGCTGGCGCAATGGTCGGACAAATACGACATCGCGCCCGAGAGGATCGTGCTTGGCGAGTTCAGCGCGATCCGCCCCCCAGAGGGCCTGCCCGATGACGGCAGCCGGCTGGCCTGGATCAGGGACGTCAGGTCCGTCACGGAGATCCTGGGTTTCGGGTGGGCGTTCTGGGACTATGACGAGGGCTTCGGCATGATCACGGACAATGCGACCAGAACCCTCGATCCGGGCATTGTCGAAGCGCTCGGGCTGGATCCGGACGCCCTGTCCATTCCGGTCAGACCGTAAATTCCTCCCGATAAGCAACAGCAAAGATACGGCGACACCTTAAAAACAGCGGGCGAGTCTGGTTTACTTGCGATCATCGGGTCCCGGCCGCGCGCATTCACCGGCGCCCGGGCAGGTCATTTCTGGAGAGCGTCTTGACGGTTCACTCCGTTGAACAGTCCCGGCAGCAAGCCGGAACAGCCCAAGCCGGCTTTCTGGACAGGGTCTTCAACTGGATCCCTGTGATCCTGCTTGCCTATCCGATCCTGCTGACGCCGTTCCTGATGAATTACTCCGGCGAGGAGGACACGGCCGCCAACATCAACGCGTCGAAATCCAACGCCCTGAACCAGCTGTTCTGGATCGGCCTGTTCGCGGTCACGCTGGTTTCCGCAGGCCGGCGCCTCCTGAAGACCTTTACCGTGCTGCGCAGCCCGGTCGTCTGGTTCCTTCTCGCCTATATCACGCTCGCCTTGTTGAGCGTGTTGTGGTCGCCCGTTCCCGGCATCGCCTTCCGGCGTGTGGTGTTGCAGATCATCATCGTGCTCAGCCTGGTGATCTCGATCTCGTTCACCGACGACGCACGCGGACTGCTCGGCCGGTTGCTGCTCCTGATGAACACGGTCGTTCTCCTGAATACCGTCGCCGTTGCGGTGTTGCCGCCGACACCCATCGGACATGCCGGGATCTATTCGCAGAAAAACAGCCTCGGCGCGGTCATGGCGCTGGCCTTCCTGTTCAACCTGTACGGATTCCTGAACGCCCGCGGCTTGCTGAAACGGTTCGCCACACTGGTCATATCCGCGCTGGCCTTCGCTCTTCTGATCCTGAGCCAGTCGAAAACCTCGATCGGTCTGGCCCTGTTGTTGCCGGTCATCGCCTATCTGCTGGTCGGCATGGCCTATCTCTTCCGCATCAACGCGGCGATCCTGATCCTGTTCGGGGCTCTGACCGGGGTGGTTCTGTGGTTCTTTCAGGCATCCCTGACACGGTTCGGTTTCGGCGATCTGTCGCTGTTTCTCTTCAACGACGAGACCTATACCGGGCGCACGGTGATCTGGAACTTCATACTCGGGGTCATCTCGAGAGAGCCGGTGCTCGGCCAGGGCTACGCGTCCTTCTGGGCAACCGGCGCCGATTCCATCGCCTTCCGGGAAGCCCCCGGGTTCGTGATCTTGCTGACACAGGCCCATAACGGCTATCTCGACGTTCTCGTCGAGCTTGGCATCGTCGGACTGACCCTGCTGCTCCTTCTGATCGTCGCGGCGCTTTTCTCGGCGGCCCGAATGGTGAGATTGGACTACAGGATATCCTTCCTGTGCTATTCGCTGATGCTGTTCGTGATCAGCCACAACATGCTGGAAAGCAGCTGGTTCCGCGCCTATTCCCTGAACTGGCTCATTTTTCTGCTCGCGGCCCTGCTGCCGAATGCGGTCATGCGCACCTGGAACCACGGAACGCCTCGCTGACCCGGCTGATCGCAGTATCGCCTCAAATTAGCAGTTCACTAACCATAAGTGCTTACAAGCAGAAGAACACGTGCCGGCTGGTCAGAAGGTGAATATCGGTGGTCTCCCAACGCGGATCGAATGCGATGATTGAGGACGCGCGCTCTCAGAGCCGCGACGACATCACGCTTGATATCCTTTCCATCCTGCAGGTCCTGCGCCGGCGCATTCTCCTGATCGGGCTCGTGGCCGCCGTGTTTGTCATTGCAACGGCCCTTTATTCCCTGCGGCTCACCCCCATCTACAGCGCCACCTCCCAGGTCCTGTTCGACCCCCTGGTCCGCCAGCCCTTTGACGACCCGAACCGGCCGAGCCGCACCAGTGCCGGAACGGAATCCATCGACAGCCAGATTTCGGTGATCCATGCCGACACCGTCCTGCGGCCTGTTGCCCGAGACAACAACCTTTCGGAAGACCCCTTTTTCGGCGAAGGGGCGCCCGGCCTCATGAGCCAGTTCAAGAGCCTGTTCGGCGGGTCGCAAGCGAAGGATCCGGGGACGCTCGAAGCCCAGGAAACCGACGCAGTCAAGGCGCTTTCCGGTGCGACGTCCGTCAAACGGGTCGGCCAGACCTTCGTCATCAACATATCCGTTGAGTCGCCCTCGCCGGTGCAGGCCGCGGTGCTCGCGAACGCGATTGCGGAAAGCTATCTTGCCGATCAGAGACGGCAGGTCAGCACCGCGTCCGACCAGGCAGCCACCCAGATCGATGACCGGCTGGTCGACCTTCGCGAACGCCTGCGGAAAGCCGAAACCGACATCCAGAAGTTCCGCGCCGCGAACAATCTGCAAAGCGCAAACGAGGGATTGCTTCTCACCGATCAGGAGCTCTCCGGGCTGAATACGCGCCTGATCGACGCGCGCGCCGCCCTTGCGGACGCCACCGCGAAATACGACGAGATCCAGCGTGTGCTGAAAAACGGCGTCGATGACGAGGCCATTGGCGACGTGGTCAGTTCAGGAACGATATCCTCGCTCCGCCAGCAATATGCACAGGCTGCCCGCAACGAAGCCCAATTGCTGGCCGACCTGCTGCCGTCGCATCCCTCCGTGGTTCGCGCCCGATCTCAACTGGACAGGCTGCGTGGCCTGATCCGGGACGAGGTCAAGCGGATCGCGGATTCCACGCGCATCGACGTGCAGGTCAACCAGGAACGTGTCGCAAACCTGGAGCAGCAGCTCAAGTCCACCAGGGACCTGTCGAGCGCGGACGAAGCCGCGTCGATCAAGTTGCGCGAACTGGAAACCGAAGCCCAGGCCACCCGGCAGCTTTACGAGATCGCCCTCAGCCGCGCCAAGGAGATCTCGCAGCTCGAACAGGTCGTCCTGCCGAATGCCCGGATCATCTCACCGGCCGTTCCGCCGGACAGCCCGATCTTTCCGAAAAAGAAGATCATGGTGATCCTGGCCGGCATTCTGGGCTTGATGGTGGGAACGATCCTCGCGGTCGGCGGAGAGGCCATCCGGATTGCGAAAAAACACCTGCTGCCGGATTTTTCCGCGTCCGCGGCAGCCATGTCCGCCATGCCGGCTCCGGCGACGCCTGCGCCATCGCAACTGGAGCGCCCGGACGCCGCTCCGCCGGCGCCCGCGACACATAGGTCCGGAAGACAGTCCCTGCTCCGGGCGGCGCAAATGGTCAGGCCGGGTCTCAAGCTTGTGAGCCAGCTGCCCTGGCTTCCCCTGGACGGGGACATCGACAATCCGCGCGCTCTGAACACGGATGCCATCTCGTTGGTTCAGGATGCGATTGACCAGTATTATCTCGGCGGCAGGGGACCAAACCGGCGGTTTGGCGAAAGCGTCGATCAGATCCTCGATGACCTCGACCCCCACGCATCGCACCAATCGGCGAGAATTGTGTTCTTCACTTCGCCGTCGCTCGGACAGGGGCAGACCATCACCGCGCTTGCCCTTGCCCTTGGCGGCGCCCACCGTGACTTGCGTGTGCTCCTGGCAGACGGCGAACCGAAACAGCGCATGCTCAGCCACGATCTGAGCCTGGACGAAAGCGCCTTTGGTGGTCCGCTGCGCGACAGGGTGGTCTCGTTTGACGAGCTGGGCATCGACTTCGTGTCTCTCGTTTCAGGATTGCCCAAATACAAGCATCACCGCATGAGTGTCCGGCAGGCCTTTGAGTTTGCCGAGGTCGCGCGCAACTTCGATCTCGTGATCGTCGACGGCGTGGCTCTGCCGCAGCTCACCGACGACGACCCGCTTGCCGCGCTCGCCACGGATTTCCTCGTCACGGTGTCCGAACGCGAGGAAGGCCAGATCTCCATGCCGATCCTGTCCCGGGATCTTCTGACAATCGCCGACGGCCGCCCCACCGGCCTCGTGCGCACGATGACCGGCCTCACCGGGCCGACCGGGCCGACCGGCCGGAAATACGGCTAAGGCGCTTCGTTTCAGGCGGTGTCTCCGGCTCCGACGCCGGCAAACTCAAGCAACAGTTCCTGCGCTTCGGCCCGGGCTTTCAACGGTGTCAGATTGTGGTCCGCGTCGGCAATGAACCCGACGGTCACATTCGAATATTTGGAGAGCCCTTTCCTGTCCTGGCCAAACCAGAGACCCAGCTCACCCAGGCCGCGGTCGCCTTCGCTGTAGACCAGCTGCACGGGAACGCCGCGCTCGTTCAGGGCGGCGAGCCGCTTGCCGAGAACCGACGACAGCCGATGATGTTTGGACAGCGGCCGCAGCACCGGCGCGAACAACATGTCGGCCTTCCGCGACAGGGCCGTGGCAACCTTTCTTGCCGCCGACACGGGATTGATCTCACCGGACAGGACCCGTCTTGCCGTTTCCCGGTCGAACATCTTGCGGCTGTAGGTCTCCAGTGTCTGGATCGGCTCGCGGATTGCCTGATCGACATCCTCGTCTGGGTCCCAGACCAGGCGGCGGGGATTGATCAGGAAGGCCCCGTTCACACGTTCGTCCCGCGCCGCGGCGAGCAGTGCGAGGTAAGCCCCGCTGCAGCGCCCGGACAGTATCACCCGCGTCACGCCGAGCCGCTCCGTCAGCCAGTCGATGGCAGCGCTGACGTCGTCGACCTGCCGGTCCGAATACAGCACCTGCCCTGGTTGCCCCGGCCAGTACCGGCTTTCCCCGATACCGGCCAGATCAACCCGAAGAACCGCGGACCCGTTTGCAGCAAGCTGCCGTGCAAAACCGACTGCCATGCGCGCCCAGCCGATGGAATGGTCGTAGCCGGAATTCAGGATCAGGACGGCGGATCGCGGTGAACCGCTTTCCGGCTGCGCAAAAACGCCGAAAAACATGTCGTCAGGCCCGAACCGCACCAGCTCCTCTTTCACCCCGGCAACCGGCGTGAAGTCCGGCGACAGACCTTCCGGGACCGCCGGTGCGCTCTCCACCTCCTGCGGAAATTTGCCTTTCACCCAGTCGACAATGCGATCCAGTGTCGCTTCCGGCGCCACGGAAAGGGTCGGGTCGGCTACGTAGTCGAGATATCCCTCGAACGCCATGCGTTCCGGCGCAACGCCTTCGGCCGCATAATGCTCCGCGAGCTTCTGATCGCCCGGATGGTCCGGTCGGTCGACCAGGAGGAGGTGTTCGGTCCTGGGCGCCGACGCCTTGAGGAGGTTGAGCGACTTGAATTCCTCGGCGGTCGCGCGCGACAGCACAAAGCCGCCCGCCATCAGTCCGCCATCGGGTCCGTCGGAGGCTTTGACGAGAAAGGTCGGCTGTGTCATTGCGGTCCAGGCCGCCAGTTCGCGCAGATAGGCCCGGCCCTGCAGCACAGGTGCCAGCACCACCAGACCGGCCAGTTCCTCGCTCTGCGCAAGATCGGCCGCAAGGGCCGCGCCGATGCCCTGCCCGGCCACGATGACATGCTCCAGGCCGGACAGTCTCTTCAGCTCGGCAAAGGCGGCCTTTACGGCGGTGCGCCAGGCGCCGTTGTCGTCGAGATCCGGGGCACTGCCCGCGGAATGTCCCGTCGCGGGGTAATCAAAGCGCAGACACGGAAATCCTGCCGCGGACAGCTTTTCTCCCAGCATCCGGTAGCTCTTGCGCGAACACAATTCCTCGTAGCCCCATGGGCTCAGCAGCAAGACGGCCGTTCGCCCGCCGGCGGGATGGTAGAAACCAGCGAGCCCACCGAAGACGAGCGGCTGCGCGGGCACCGGTGAGGCGGCCGGGTCCAGGCGGGGCGGATTTTCAAAAACGTGCTGATCCATTCCTGGGTGAACGCTCCAGATACGCGCGCATTTTGAGGCAATTTACCTCCCAATCCGCATTTTGCCTCGTTTTCCCGAGCCATTCCTTAATAATGCTGCAGGGGTCTTCGGTGCATTACAGAGCACAACACTCCTCAAGACACACTTAACCCGGGTTGGGAGCGCGTCAAATAATGGAAAGAGTCTCCGTGGCCATCGCAAGCATCGGCAGAGAGACGCTGATCGAGACGCTCCGGTCGATCGCGGCCGTCAGGAGACCTCGGAACACCAGCCTGGACGTCCTGATTGCGGACGATTCAAGCGACGGCGCCGCCACGAAACTGGTCACGGCGCACCCGGTCAAGAACCTTGAGGTCACCTGCCTGAAGGTTGCCAGCGGCAACATTTCGAGCGCGCGCAACGCGCTACTTGAAGGGGCGGAAGGCGACTGGCTGATCTTTGTCGACGATGACGAGTGGGTCGAGCCCGACTGGCTTGAAAGACTGTTCGCGTGCCAGGAAGACTTTCAGGCGGACGTGGTCATCGGTCCCGTCCGGCCCGATTATCCCCCGGAGACACCGGAATGGCTCGCGAAGGCAAACCCGCTCTACAATGACTGGGGGCACAGGGGCAAACGGCTCTACACGGGCCGCGGCGGCAACACCCTGGTACGGCTCAGCCTCATCCGTTCGCTCGGCCTCAGGTTCGACGAGGCTTACGGGCGCACAGGTGGAGAGGACACCATGTTCTTCGGGCAGGCCGCCGAGAAGGGCGCCCGGATCTTTGCAACCGACGACGCTGTCGCCCACGAGCATGTGCCCGCGGAACGGCTGTCGGCGGAATTCATCCTGAACCGGGCCGTGCGCTCCGGCCAGTCCTACGGACATATGCGGCTCGCCCGGCATCCTGATCCGGTCTGGCATGTCCTCTTCGCGCTCTCCGCATTGGCGAAATGCGCGGCCGCCGGATTGCTGTCTGTCGCCACCCGGTTGTTCGACCGGGCACGTTCATTCCGCATGCGCCAGAAGCTCGCGCTGAACACGGGCAAATTGCGCGCGGTCCTGGGCCTGCCGCTGGCCGAGCTCTACAGCAAGCCGGACCGGTAGTTCCGGACATTCAGATCCGGTAGCGAAACCGCCGTGCCAGGGCGTAGACCGAACTTCTGACTTTCTGCCCGGTCCCGAGGCGCGGACCGACGTCGCGATCAGGATCGAATGTATCGGTCACGGACCAGCGCGGGCAGAACCAGGCCTTGTCATATGCAAAACCGGACGTGCTCGAATACACCCGGGCGTAGCCCGCTTCCCTGAGCCGGTGCAGCACGTGCCGGTCGAAGGCGCCGAACGGGATGGCGGCTTCCCTTACCGGCGCCCCGACCGCATCCTCGATCTTTTTCCGGGCATCGTGCAGTTCCCTTCGAAGACCCGCCGCGTCGAGCTTGCGCCAGTCGACATGATCATGGCCATGACAACCGATCGTCGATCCGGCGGAAATGATCTGGCGCATCTGTTCCCCGGTCAGGTAGCCCTCGGCGCCGATGCGTCCGGCAAGCACAAAAAAACGGGCCGAGCGGCCGGCTTCCACGAGGGCGGGTAAGCCGACAGTGAAGTCGGAAAGATTGCCGTCGTCGAACGTGACCTCCAGCCGGACATCATGACGGCGTTCCAGCGCCGCAAGACTGCCGATCGTGTTTCGGTAGGTGTCTTGTGAGACGAAGTAGCGTTTTTCGTCCGCTGAAACCGGAACCGCCGGTGCGCCGATGCCATGGAATGTGAGAACTTGGGTTCTGGCCAACATGGGAAGCGCTACCTTTTGCCTTGCGGTTCGGATATCAAGTCTGACGGATCAATAAAGCCAATTTCTTGAAGAAAGCGTCACCGGGTCAGAATGTTAACCGATGCGGTGATAAGGGTCGCCTGCCCATGTCCTGTCCCCAATACCGGAGAGCGTTGATCTTCAATCTCTTACGGAACTGCTGAAACCGATTATGCCGAGCCATGCCAAGGTCCATCCCGAAATCAGCCGTGAGGTCGAACGGTGAGTGAAGAGGTCCAGCCGGAACCGCAGAAACCTGTCGGCCTGATTGCCAGGATTCGTGAAGTCGGTGCGCGGCCGGTCGTGCGCAACACGATCTATTACGGCATCAATTTCGGCCTCCAGGTGCTCACGCAGTTCGGCTTCTTCGCGCTGATCAGCCGGGTCCTCGGCCCGAGCGGCTACGGCATCTTTGCCAGTGTCTCCGCCATCGCCCTCATGGTGAGCGTGTTTGTCGGGCTTGGAAGCGATCATCTGCTGATCCAGAGAATCGCGGTCAACAGGGACGCCTTCGCCAGTTATTTCGGCCGCGCCCTCGCCATGATGCTGATGACGTTCGCCCCGGCCATGATGCTCGCGTTCGCCGTTCTCTATTTTCTCGACACCGGAACGTTCAGTTTCTGGGGCCTGTTCTGCATCCTGGCGGCGGAATGCGTCTTTCGGAAAATCTCGTTCCTGTGCTCGGCGACCTACATGGCGCATGACCGTGCCGGCAAACAATTTGCCGTCGACAATGCCATCATGATCCTGCGCTTTCTGGCGGTCGCGGTGCTGACGCTGACGACCGACACCGTGGACCTGGACACCTGGGCATTGTGGTATGCCTGCGCCAGCCTGCTGGCTTCCGGTGTGTCCCTGACGATGGTGCTCAAGGATTACGGCCTGCCCGGCCCGATCTTCTCGGGCTTTGAATTCAGGCAGGGATTTCTGCTCAGCCTCGAGTTCACATCCGTGTCGGGAATGCGCGACCTCGACAAGCCGGTTGTCGTGGAACTGCTCGGACCGGCACAGGCCGGTATCTACACAGCCGCCTTCAGGATCATCGATGCGGCCACCACACCAGTCAAGGCCGCACTCTATGCCACCTATACCCGGTACTTTCGTCATGCCGACAAAGGCGCCGAACACGGCATCGCCTTCGGACTGCGTGTCCTGCCGGTCATCTCAGGACTGGGTCTTGCAGTTGCCGTCTTCATTGTCCTCATCGCGGGCTACGTTCCGTTGCTGCTTGGCGAGGACTACGAGGAAACGGTCGGACTGATCCGGCTTCTCGCCATTTATCCGCTGTTGCTCGGCGCGGCGGGCATCGGCGCGGACATCATGCGCTCCATCGGGATGCAGGGCACCCGCGTCATCCTGGTCTTCGTGTCCAATTTCGTGATCGTGGGCGTCGTCTGGGCCGGCTGCAACCTCGGCGCCCTGGAAGGCGCCGTGCTGTCGCGCATGGCAC carries:
- a CDS encoding glycosyltransferase, producing the protein MTPPQPEHETTSGPRPLILHLSADYPDPHRGRTTTAVQRLLQRVPEADHVVISLLRTSNPGKTAFIDCGTSGGIRLVAYRYFSPPMGFLLAPFMRVVARKVLRFLQAEGLQPNVIHAHKFAFEGIAALWLAEKFGPDIPLLVSVRGEAERKVLLYKRNYRGLMRRIAARADRIYHVSAWFRRTFHTHIPNQPDKERLLPNIVDNSSATVRTTAPINRFVSVLNLDIRRRKGLSALLKGFSEFRKTHPGIGLDLIGPGSEDAVTAVNQEISDLGLHDSVTYLGPMQAEELFEALRQYLGMALVSHNETFGMVYLEALFAGIPIMYGKETGIDGYLSDIRAGVGVKPGDIDGIALAFRDLCDGNAVYRTEIAAAAKTLHDRFDPEMIAGSYRKDLQTLLSADRQRSQVT
- a CDS encoding glycoside hydrolase family 5 protein, giving the protein MIFPTGRGRLWSIPGRLLASVLALCLTAGLAHVPTGSPASGIGSALAASDGDAVVPHFRRGVNLSRLQNYAYRDPERPGKYLWPPFQGDLARITDPELERLTALGLDFVRLPVDAGVFLAADGVERRLLLDDLKTLVVRLLDAGLGVMVDIHPSTYQSDWTPRDILAEADGPRLKAYEGFLVDVAKRLRDLPPDRVALELMNEPQSVCYREDGEDWSVTQKKLYDSVRGAAPDLPVVLTPGCWRSLEELEYMSLEGYDDKIIFDFHFYDPYYLTHQSLPWSMVPLRYIAGLTYPWTSGSIESAEVLTKQRLAALEKSGVDLPDDAFARAMEGVRDYYNRKRPDLAFIEERFDTLAQWSDKYDIAPERIVLGEFSAIRPPEGLPDDGSRLAWIRDVRSVTEILGFGWAFWDYDEGFGMITDNATRTLDPGIVEALGLDPDALSIPVRP
- a CDS encoding O-antigen ligase family protein: MTVHSVEQSRQQAGTAQAGFLDRVFNWIPVILLAYPILLTPFLMNYSGEEDTAANINASKSNALNQLFWIGLFAVTLVSAGRRLLKTFTVLRSPVVWFLLAYITLALLSVLWSPVPGIAFRRVVLQIIIVLSLVISISFTDDARGLLGRLLLLMNTVVLLNTVAVAVLPPTPIGHAGIYSQKNSLGAVMALAFLFNLYGFLNARGLLKRFATLVISALAFALLILSQSKTSIGLALLLPVIAYLLVGMAYLFRINAAILILFGALTGVVLWFFQASLTRFGFGDLSLFLFNDETYTGRTVIWNFILGVISREPVLGQGYASFWATGADSIAFREAPGFVILLTQAHNGYLDVLVELGIVGLTLLLLLIVAALFSAARMVRLDYRISFLCYSLMLFVISHNMLESSWFRAYSLNWLIFLLAALLPNAVMRTWNHGTPR
- a CDS encoding GumC family protein — encoded protein: MIEDARSQSRDDITLDILSILQVLRRRILLIGLVAAVFVIATALYSLRLTPIYSATSQVLFDPLVRQPFDDPNRPSRTSAGTESIDSQISVIHADTVLRPVARDNNLSEDPFFGEGAPGLMSQFKSLFGGSQAKDPGTLEAQETDAVKALSGATSVKRVGQTFVINISVESPSPVQAAVLANAIAESYLADQRRQVSTASDQAATQIDDRLVDLRERLRKAETDIQKFRAANNLQSANEGLLLTDQELSGLNTRLIDARAALADATAKYDEIQRVLKNGVDDEAIGDVVSSGTISSLRQQYAQAARNEAQLLADLLPSHPSVVRARSQLDRLRGLIRDEVKRIADSTRIDVQVNQERVANLEQQLKSTRDLSSADEAASIKLRELETEAQATRQLYEIALSRAKEISQLEQVVLPNARIISPAVPPDSPIFPKKKIMVILAGILGLMVGTILAVGGEAIRIAKKHLLPDFSASAAAMSAMPAPATPAPSQLERPDAAPPAPATHRSGRQSLLRAAQMVRPGLKLVSQLPWLPLDGDIDNPRALNTDAISLVQDAIDQYYLGGRGPNRRFGESVDQILDDLDPHASHQSARIVFFTSPSLGQGQTITALALALGGAHRDLRVLLADGEPKQRMLSHDLSLDESAFGGPLRDRVVSFDELGIDFVSLVSGLPKYKHHRMSVRQAFEFAEVARNFDLVIVDGVALPQLTDDDPLAALATDFLVTVSEREEGQISMPILSRDLLTIADGRPTGLVRTMTGLTGPTGPTGRKYG
- a CDS encoding alpha/beta fold hydrolase, whose amino-acid sequence is MDQHVFENPPRLDPAASPVPAQPLVFGGLAGFYHPAGGRTAVLLLSPWGYEELCSRKSYRMLGEKLSAAGFPCLRFDYPATGHSAGSAPDLDDNGAWRTAVKAAFAELKRLSGLEHVIVAGQGIGAALAADLAQSEELAGLVVLAPVLQGRAYLRELAAWTAMTQPTFLVKASDGPDGGLMAGGFVLSRATAEEFKSLNLLKASAPRTEHLLLVDRPDHPGDQKLAEHYAAEGVAPERMAFEGYLDYVADPTLSVAPEATLDRIVDWVKGKFPQEVESAPAVPEGLSPDFTPVAGVKEELVRFGPDDMFFGVFAQPESGSPRSAVLILNSGYDHSIGWARMAVGFARQLAANGSAVLRVDLAGIGESRYWPGQPGQVLYSDRQVDDVSAAIDWLTERLGVTRVILSGRCSGAYLALLAAARDERVNGAFLINPRRLVWDPDEDVDQAIREPIQTLETYSRKMFDRETARRVLSGEINPVSAARKVATALSRKADMLFAPVLRPLSKHHRLSSVLGKRLAALNERGVPVQLVYSEGDRGLGELGLWFGQDRKGLSKYSNVTVGFIADADHNLTPLKARAEAQELLLEFAGVGAGDTA
- a CDS encoding glycosyltransferase family 2 protein, with product MERVSVAIASIGRETLIETLRSIAAVRRPRNTSLDVLIADDSSDGAATKLVTAHPVKNLEVTCLKVASGNISSARNALLEGAEGDWLIFVDDDEWVEPDWLERLFACQEDFQADVVIGPVRPDYPPETPEWLAKANPLYNDWGHRGKRLYTGRGGNTLVRLSLIRSLGLRFDEAYGRTGGEDTMFFGQAAEKGARIFATDDAVAHEHVPAERLSAEFILNRAVRSGQSYGHMRLARHPDPVWHVLFALSALAKCAAAGLLSVATRLFDRARSFRMRQKLALNTGKLRAVLGLPLAELYSKPDR
- a CDS encoding polysaccharide deacetylase family protein, encoding MLARTQVLTFHGIGAPAVPVSADEKRYFVSQDTYRNTIGSLAALERRHDVRLEVTFDDGNLSDFTVGLPALVEAGRSARFFVLAGRIGAEGYLTGEQMRQIISAGSTIGCHGHDHVDWRKLDAAGLRRELHDARKKIEDAVGAPVREAAIPFGAFDRHVLHRLREAGYARVYSSTSGFAYDKAWFCPRWSVTDTFDPDRDVGPRLGTGQKVRSSVYALARRFRYRI
- a CDS encoding lipopolysaccharide biosynthesis protein, translating into MSEEVQPEPQKPVGLIARIREVGARPVVRNTIYYGINFGLQVLTQFGFFALISRVLGPSGYGIFASVSAIALMVSVFVGLGSDHLLIQRIAVNRDAFASYFGRALAMMLMTFAPAMMLAFAVLYFLDTGTFSFWGLFCILAAECVFRKISFLCSATYMAHDRAGKQFAVDNAIMILRFLAVAVLTLTTDTVDLDTWALWYACASLLASGVSLTMVLKDYGLPGPIFSGFEFRQGFLLSLEFTSVSGMRDLDKPVVVELLGPAQAGIYTAAFRIIDAATTPVKAALYATYTRYFRHADKGAEHGIAFGLRVLPVISGLGLAVAVFIVLIAGYVPLLLGEDYEETVGLIRLLAIYPLLLGAAGIGADIMRSIGMQGTRVILVFVSNFVIVGVVWAGCNLGALEGAVLSRMALQAGIVALTWGLIGRKKSQVGAKAGSSETK